The following DNA comes from Salvia splendens isolate huo1 chromosome 17, SspV2, whole genome shotgun sequence.
ATTCTGAGCTACATTAAGAGCTAGTTGTTCAAATATGGCGGCTTATAACTTAAATTCTGATTTAAAATTTAtcctttttaataaaaaatcatttttatcttttttcttaCATCTCCGGGTCTAGAATTTGGTTCCTAATTCAAAAAGAGCTGTCTTGCATCTTCTAATCTTGAAGTCAACCGTTGAGCTAACCTCATTGAATTTGAGTGGTTGAACAAAACTGATGGAataaatttccttttttttaaatgataattttgtttattttgcaCTCCTATCTTAAATGGCATTATGATATGCTGTATAATGTTGACTTGTAGTTGTCATTCATGAATAAAGATActacatatttttttaaaacagagAATGATTCAGCCAATTTATCCAGCTGATTTTTTGTGATTTTAGTCATGAAAATAATTATGTTTGGATCCATGCATGGGAGGAAAAGTTTTGGATTATCATCTCTAGGTGTAATGTGATCATCTTTACCACATCGTCAAAACTCTTACACGGTCATTTCATTGGCTTGGAAATGTTCAGATGTCAGCTCATTTTAACCAGGAGTTGTCTCTGTCGGGTAAAATACCATCTGGTCTGTTCAACACAATGTTCGGCTTCAAAGGCTGCTGGCAGAACGATGCGTCCACAACCAAAATTCTCGCGTTTGATGGTTGGTTCATCGGTTTGTACACAATTGAGTTGGAGAGATCTCAACTGAGTTTATGTGAAAGCGTGAAAAAGGAAGTGCCGTCTACATGGGATCCTGTTGCTCTTGCTGAGTAAGCTTCGTTACTCGACCTTCATATTTTCCTATTACTAGAATCTGTTTTAGACTCTTAGGTTATATCAGGTGGTATCCTCAACGAATGCATCAGATATTATTGACAATGGTTTAATATGGCAACTGAGACAATGGTTTAATATGGCAACTGATCAGTGACGTCCTGAATTTCCAGGTTTATAGATAAATATGGTACTCACGTTGTCGTTGGGGTTAAAATGGGAGGTAAAGATGTAATTCACATAAAGCAgcttcaaaattcaaatctcCAGCCTGCTGAAGTGCAGAAATTGTTGAAGCAGTTAGCAGATGAACGATTCCGTGAAGACGGAGACAAAAACTCTGCAGCTAACTCAGATATATCATCAAGAAAGCCGAAGGTACTTGGACGATTGGAGTCCACACCATGCTAATGCACTCAGAAAACCATCTCTATTTTCCGCAAATTTGATACTCGAATATTTAAACATGAAAGAATCCCCTGCTTGCAGGTCGAACAATCCATAGTTTGGGATCTTCAGTTACCATTTGCAAGTACAGTGAGACCGCCTGTTATTTCCCACTCCAAAAATGAAGTAAGTCTATATATCAGATTACTTGATAAGTAATTCTTCTCCAATATTTCTTAGCAACTAAGTATATCGATTTCTCTATGTAGGATTTGTTGAGCATTCATGTTGGACGAGGGGGTTTAGATATCTCCCAAAGCCATAACCAGTGGCTTTCGACCGTGTCTCAATATCCCAATGTCATATCGATGTCTTTTGTGCCTATTGTTTCCCTTCTCAGCGGCGTCCGGGGCGGTGGTTTCTTAAGCCACGCAATCAATCTCTACCTCCGATGTGCGTATGCTCGTCTCAAGTTGCTATTCATAAGTTGGTAAAAAATGTGGTTATTTAACTATTTTTGACAgtttgtaatatttttatttttccacaTTTTTGTGCAGATAAACCACCTCAAGAGGAACTGGCCCAGTTTCTGGAATATCAGTTGCCAAGGCAGTGGGCACCGGCATACAACGATCTTCCTCTCGGACCTCGTCGCAAGAAAAAGTCGTCTCCAGCTCTTCAGTTCTCTCTATTGGGTCCTAAGCTCTATGTCAATATTGTGAAGGTAAACATCACTCATACTGTTGTCGTAGTGTTTCGGACACGTATGATTTCCGTTAACGACAACAAACGTGCAGGTCGATACGGGTAGCCGGCCTGTCACGGGCATCCGGTTATACTTGGAAGGAAAGAGGAGTGATCACTTGGCAATTCATCTGCAGCATCTATCAACACTCCCTGACTCGCTCCAGCTCTCGCCCGACCATAGTTACGAGCCAGATGATGAGTCTCTGGACCGCGGTTACTTTGAGCCGGTCAAGTGGAGTATATTCTCACACATATGCACTGCTCCTGTCGAGTACCTCGGTGCACGGATTGACGACTCCGCCTCTATCGTGACGAGGGCGTGGTTCGAGGTCAAGGGGATCGGAATGAAGAAGGTGCTCTTCATGAGGCTTGGGTTCTCGATGGTGGCATCGGCAGTCATCCGTCGGTCCGAATGGGATGGGCCAACCGCGACGTCAAAGAAGTCGGGGTTGATCTCGATGTTGATGACCACACCGTTTAGTACTGCTCTGAATCAACCTCAGAAGCTCCCGCCGAAGGTGGATTTGAACTCGGCCGTCTACCCGGGAGGGCCGCCTTCGCCGGCCAGAGCTCCCAAGATGGCGCACTTTGTCGACACAAAGGAGATGGTGAGGGGGCCTGAAGATACGCCGGGGTATTGGGTGGTGACCGGAGCAAAGCTCTGCGTGGAGAATGGGATGATACGAATCAAAGTGAAGTACTCTCTGTTGACTATAGTTTCTGATGACTCTTTGTTGATATGAGGAAAGTGTAATTGTGTGGAGATTTTGTTTGTACATGATGTGTACATTTGCCTATTCATATACCAACCAAATATATATCTTTTGTTGCACAAAACTTTAAGAAATATGCTTAGtattatcaaataaaaaatatgaggtAATATTCCAAATACAATTGCAAAAAATTGTACAGTAGGTTTCAAGTTGTTTTGACAAAtgtttattttagaaaaaaggCCCAGCTCAAGAGTTAAATCTATGGAGTTGTACAGGCCCAATACAAATCACATGGCCCGTAAAGCATAAAGGCCCATATAAAACAGAGAATAAGTCAACGACGTCGTTCTCGAAGTGCTAAGGCTAGCCCCCAAATTTTCAATCGCGaatttagggttagggtttctcATTTAACCCCaaaaaaacatttcattttccattttgtcTGTTTCTCGCGTCACTTGTGTCCCCAATTATGGCAACCAAATCCGCATCATCGACAACGGCGCAGCAAGATGGCGCCGCCGCCGTTAAGAAGACGGAGTTGCGGAAGCCGGTATTCGTGAAAGTCGACAGCTTGAAGCCGGGTACGAATGGGCACACGCTGACAGTGAAAGTAGTGACTGCCGAGACCGTTCTCAACAAGAAGCCACGCAATCCGACATTTCGCGGAGCTCAAAATCAGAACACGAAAATCGCAGAGTGTCTGGTTGGCGATGACACCGGAACGATCCTCTTCACCGCCCGCAACGACCAGGGTATGTCGTCACTCTCTCAGACGCCCACATTCAGGCGGAAACTTATCTGTAttgtttttgaaaaataaatttcatcCCTTTCAGCGATTATTTTGAGTAATAAGTGAATaagttttcaaatttttttgcggcattgcttttattttatttagtctGAAAACATTATGTGAAATTTTCATCCTGTTTTCAGTTTAAAGGCCTTAGTAGAACAATTAAAATATCCGCAGTAAAAATAAATTGTCAAGTAGGAAAATTGAATTCTGAGTATGTATTCTTTAGTGTCGTCATTTAGTGTGATTTGATCTGTTTTTCTTGTCTGCAATCTTCTCACCAGCTCACCAATCTTCTAGTTGTGTTAGTCTCATTTCTAATGTTTGTTCtgcattttttgttttaaaatggtGGTGACTTCAAGTTAAGCACCCTATATCCAAACTGTTATGCTCATTACTCAGccttccttcttccttctctgACGAtgaataaatgtttcatttcttaaaatgcTTTCAGCAATCTTGTCCGTTTGAGATGTCTACAGATTCTCATGAAGATGTATCCTAGTAAATTCTGTTAACAGCACTGTGAATACCTAAACCCTTTAACTTTAATTTTGGAAAACATGTTCTTTTAGCTGTTGGAAGTTACAATGAAGATTTGAGGCAATTTAGCTTTGGGTCTTGCTTGACCCAATCTTTGGCTTGTGTGGTGGCATTATCAAATACGTTCCAGAAGCATGTTAgtgtttagttttttttgttgattgaaATGGATATACAATATGCAAACTTAGGTGCTTGTTGAGGCTGTTTTGAGTTGCGTTTCAGTCTTTTGATCAGttgtttcttattttctttatcGGTGTTGTGAATTTGAAGGTAAAATGTAGCTGTTTTTGTTGACGAAAAGCTTACTTGACTTGCAGTTGAGATGATGAAGCCAGGTAACACGGTGGTACTCCGAAATGCAAAAATTGACATGTTCAAGGGGTCAATGAGGCTGGCTGTGGACAAGTGGGGCCGCATTGAGGTAGCTGAACCAGAAAAGTTTGTGGTCAAAGAGGACAACAACTTGTCGCTTGTGGAGTATGAGTTGGTTAATGTTGTTGAAGAGTCTTGAACATGTTGGGGTTCAGTTTAGTTTATGGCTGATTTATCTGATTAGCTTGTCTTTTGTTTCTCTCCCATTAAGGTAATTATCTCGTAGGACTGAGTTAGCTTGGTTTTAATTGTTGATGTGTAAAAAGATCAGCCTTGGTTTATATCACATCTCTATTAGATTTTTGTCTATTGATAGATTTTCTTGCCCAGCTGCGTATATAGTCCACATTGATAGCTGGATAGATGCTACAACTGAGCTTCGTAAGAATATATTTTAAGAAACCTATGAAAATAGGATCGGGTCTCAAAAAGCAAATCAGATCCTTTCCAGTCATCGTTGGGCAAAGAAACATATTATCGTATTATTACAAATCTTATGCCAACTATTTCCCAAACAAAATGAGCTTAAAATAAGTACTATAAACTTCAAAAAAAGAACTTCATCAATTACGCATTCCTGATTACCAAACATCAGAAGGTAATTTGAGTATCCAAATGGAAGAATCTAcgattaaaaaaaaacagagcTATAAACAACAGCTCAGCATTGAGACTCCAATTGGACTAAAGCTAAAAAATGCCTCTGAGAGCGGTATTATAATTTGTAATGAACAGCAACAGAACAATCACGCCCACATTGTAACAATCATCCATCTACAATAAAGAACAAGAATTCTTATAGCCAGTAGTTAAAATGAACAAGAATATTTGCTACATGCATTGAAAATTCAACTTCAACATAAACTAAAAGAAAACCGATTAACAAGGTGCCTTGTTATTAATTTTGGTCTTGTAATAATACAACTTCAACATAAACTAAATAGCACAATTTGGAATATCTCTTCAATCTGAATATCACCCCATGAGCAGTTATCACAATcctagaaagaaaaagaagcccaAGTCAAAAGGTCGTTAACGAACAGATAGCAGGTAGTGCATTTATCATAACCTGTGACCTGTCAGAGTTTGGCTACGACAGGTTCGTGCCTTAAGGTAAAGTATGACGAAGTTGCATAACAATTACCACATCTCAAGGAATAGATGCCACAATTTTACATAATTCAGTCACTTGTCACTACAACAAATTAACAAGCAACTCTTATCTCCTTATTTGATACTCTAGTAGACCACAAAAGGAAAATCCACAAAAATATGGTCATCTCTTGTGCTGAGCTCTAGCCATATGACTATTTATCAGATGTACTATTCTAGTGCATATGCGAAAATACTTCTTGGAACAATCGAACAGTCATCATACCCCATCGATGCAAGCTGATGAATACAACATATTATCAGCGAGACATTTATACGGCTAATTAAGCAACAATTCAGCCAAACAGGTTCTAAGCAGGGTAATCGATGAAACGCCCTAGTTCTGCAGATAATATGTAACAGATGGTAGGCATCAAAATCCCCAATGTACAATAATTGGGAAACTCTAGTAAAATAATTCCAAggaaaaaaacatgaaaaatagGCCAAAATTGTTAACAGTTCAATATTATGAGGAAAGTGATAATATGCACCCATATTCTAATTTAGAGCTACAGCTATATATTTCCTAAAGAAAGGAAATAATTTATGTCTTAAAAATCAGCAATTTTCCTTCAATCCTATGAGCCTGCAAGCTGAAGGTTATTCTGAAAAAAAATTTCCTTCTATCCCATCTCCCATGCCTAACTAAAGGGATATTTATACAGTCTACACTCTACAGATATAAGGTTTGAGTACCTCGTCTATAAATTGGAAGGCAGAACATACTAGTACATTATATTAATCAGATAAAAGAATAACATTTCTTCACCTCCTGTTCATGACCTTCATCTAGTCCTTTCTTGCCCTACAAGATGGAAAGAATACAGCTCTTTCATTTTGAGAGCTTTGTGCTAGACCTCAAATAGAAGAATGCATGAAATGTAAATATAGAGGCTtgaataagagaaaaaaaaatcaaaactaataCTTAGTTAATTGTCTCTTACTCATTCCTACGATTATTTATTATTGAGCCAGAAAAGCGCTAATTATCTTCTTCGAGGAGTATCAGCTTGCTACTTTCAATGAGGGTAATTGCTCAGGAAACAAATATACTTTGAGCCTAGTATATTAAATACTTACTAAAACACCGCCTAATCAAACTGATGTACAATCCATTTTGGGGAAACATATACACATTATATAATCATACAGCAATAGGTGCTATTTGATTAAGTGTTGGACACACACAGCAAAAATCATAGACATCATATGTGGATAATTAGAATAAAGCTCACTAAGATTATATCAGAGTTACAACAGAAAACATCAATATGTGCACCGaggaaaatgaagaatttacccTCGATAGTCCAAGCGTGAGTACGCGGAGCGACGGATAACATCGAAGTAAGCAGAGCTGAGGCAGTCGC
Coding sequences within:
- the LOC121774992 gene encoding MACPF domain-containing protein NSL1-like → MAYNPTSNVRMDARAAAEKAVSVIGFGYDLTSDLRLSACKRGPSGSGLIELDRTRTKDLVVPGNVVVSDAPSSIRCDKGERTRFSSDALTFNQMSAHFNQELSLSGKIPSGLFNTMFGFKGCWQNDASTTKILAFDGWFIGLYTIELERSQLSLCESVKKEVPSTWDPVALAEFIDKYGTHVVVGVKMGGKDVIHIKQLQNSNLQPAEVQKLLKQLADERFREDGDKNSAANSDISSRKPKVEQSIVWDLQLPFASTVRPPVISHSKNEDLLSIHVGRGGLDISQSHNQWLSTVSQYPNVISMSFVPIVSLLSGVRGGGFLSHAINLYLRYKPPQEELAQFLEYQLPRQWAPAYNDLPLGPRRKKKSSPALQFSLLGPKLYVNIVKVDTGSRPVTGIRLYLEGKRSDHLAIHLQHLSTLPDSLQLSPDHSYEPDDESLDRGYFEPVKWSIFSHICTAPVEYLGARIDDSASIVTRAWFEVKGIGMKKVLFMRLGFSMVASAVIRRSEWDGPTATSKKSGLISMLMTTPFSTALNQPQKLPPKVDLNSAVYPGGPPSPARAPKMAHFVDTKEMVRGPEDTPGYWVVTGAKLCVENGMIRIKVKYSLLTIVSDDSLLI
- the LOC121773643 gene encoding uncharacterized protein At4g28440-like; its protein translation is MATKSASSTTAQQDGAAAVKKTELRKPVFVKVDSLKPGTNGHTLTVKVVTAETVLNKKPRNPTFRGAQNQNTKIAECLVGDDTGTILFTARNDQVEMMKPGNTVVLRNAKIDMFKGSMRLAVDKWGRIEVAEPEKFVVKEDNNLSLVEYELVNVVEES